From the genome of Cherax quadricarinatus isolate ZL_2023a chromosome 30, ASM3850222v1, whole genome shotgun sequence:
GGGTaggagtttaatatgtttaatcatcccccaaggggatagagagtcttattactaagtaggaacagaagtagagtaatgatcacttctgactccccaaactctattacactgatagatgggagagagaggcagtacaaaggattcaggtgactggggCTCTCTGATGGAGTGTTGCGGCGGGCCTGCTTCTTTGGAGGTCATCGGGTGTGATTATCAGCCCTGCGCCCGCTCTCCGGCTACATCGGGGGCATCTGTGTGAAAAAGGATAATAACCTAATTTTTCAAAGGGTGAAAACAAAAAAAGTCTCTCTTAGCAAATATATTTATTAGTTAACATTACATTGTtttattcctcctctccctcagaacagctagcttctaagagcatgaaactacgagcagtggcggaagatctacctctctcgcgtcgatgcttgaccctggggaaaaaatctcttacggttttttctcttccccgccaaagattgcagctgtctctcatctctagttcctctacttcttctgtactcccttcttcagtactgctattagcttcttcgtcttcctccactttgtcatctgttttatctttaaataatttaaactttgtttctctggcatctggatgaccataggatacagagtgataggcatctaagtaaaagcgcttatcatcaaatgagctaagacctcgtttcctagtggtgatagtggtcatcTGACCTTTTAAATTTCTAATTTGACTATATTGGAAGGTATGTTTAGAACCGTCTTCCAGCACACTTCTAAAGTTATTATGAGTTAATAATTGTTGTTCAGACTGAGGAACTCCTTTTGCAGCgatagtgttgttattatctgctagcaggatgctatacattttgggtttaatgcagactatttctgaaataaggcggtcccccacctcacttttaagtaagcctagagatcccttccttgagtcattgtagagaggatgatctgtggggaaattagatgtgtctatccatttcctcaatggttccttaccgatttcatcagtaaggtttttgatgcCCTCTAAACAGGCGATGACACTATCGGTATCTGAATAGATTAGTTTTATTTTGTCTTGGTATGTTTTCTTAAGAATCATATACCAAAAATGGTACAGCTTAAATTTGGCAAGTTCTAGTATCTGGTAACCTATGTAATTAGGGTAAGTGAGTTTTATGGCTGGCGTCCCCGTCGTAACCAATACTTTGTTTTCTGAAAGCTTTATGGCTTTCTTAAATAGTGGCTTACTCACCGCACGCAAAAATGCTCCCGCTGATGTTATGAGCTTCGTTTTGTTGGCATATTTTGATGGATTAaacaatgtcttgccgaatacagAATTGGTCAACAATTTAAATAATCGCTGACAGTCTTTACTAGTGCTACTATTGCGTTGCCTCACGTTCGTTTCAACAAAGCCCGCCAGATATTTTCCTTGTGAGAATTCATATATGCTATGAATTTTCTCAATTTGTAGACCTATCTCCAAGAACAACTGCAATAAAGGCAATGATATTAGGTAGTTTCGTTTGGGGAGATGGTCCCCCACTAATTTAGTATTTTTACGGGGTAGTTTTTGATTACTGATAGCCAATAGCTGTTTGCTGTACTCAGATAGATCATCTAATGTTATCTGTTTGTGATAGAGACATAGTGGTAAGTCATCCGTGTAGCGAGCTAATTCTGGGGCTATTCCTAGAGTGTCTATAAGAAGCCAGTAACCTTTTATAGAGTCTTGAGGATTCTTCTGGAGAAGACTGCCATTTGCGAGAAAACTCGCCATTTCTGCGGGTGAGAGTTTTCGAATGTTTGCGTAGGGCAGCGcctcagtcatgcaagaaccatAAAGAGAATTAAAATCCCAGTATAGCAAAAATTTACTTACTAAGTTTTTCTCATCAAAATTGGGATTAATGAACTGGTTATTGGCCTGAGCAAACGTCCTAACAGCAGTAGTGAAGCCGCCTCTTATATTAGACTGTATGATGTTATAAAGCTCCTGATCAGTAATTAATTCTAATtccactccactggtttttaagaAGGCATCATAGGCAAAGCCGGGGAGAGAAACATAGTGAACAACATCTAGATTATAGATGTTGTATAATAATCTCCTATGCAAGGTGAATATGTCAGCCAGAAGTCCTACATCACAGCTGAGATATACTAGGAGATAGTCTCCTAGAGTTTGACAAGCTGTTTTCTCCCAAACCAGATGAGCATGATCGAATTCTTCTTGGCTAATATGCTTCTTAGACAGAGAACTGTAGAAAGCTCTTTTTGGGGGTAAAGTCTTCTCTTCGAGCCTTTCTGGGGAGCTGCAATATTcataaggaaacacttgtttgcCGGTTAATAAGCTTCCCCAACTTTCGGGGGGTAGATGACTTATCATCGCCTCTGTGAATTTCAAGGGTGATTTTGAAGCTATGTGCGCCTGAGCCAAACTAGCCAAACCAGCGGACAAGAAGGCTAGACTATCCAGGAAACGTAGTGCTCCTATTTCTACTTTCAGAAATTTATATCCCTGTTTCATTAAAACATTGATTGGGGCTTTAACACTTAGTTCTTTAATTATCAAAGCCATATCATATGATAGGTTATGAATAATAACAGGCAAATATTTACCTGAATTTTTCTGCCTTAAATTGCAATTATTGCAGAGTGCTCCTAAATAATTAGCCTTAGGCATTAGATGGTCATGATGCCTCACCTTTGGTTTGGTAAGAGTAAAGTCCTGATGACAGAAGTTGCACTTCTTCTGTATGGCAAAATGTATATGCTGCTCCCTGGTCATATGAAGCGGATAACAGGGAGTGTTCATCTTTATCCAATCCCATAAAGACGAAAGTCTATCATACATATGATCAATACACTGTACCCCCCGATGGACATATCTATCTATTATAGTGCTATTTCTGTCTATCACTATATAGCCATAAGCTATTGCTACGTGT
Proteins encoded in this window:
- the LOC138853442 gene encoding uncharacterized protein — protein: MTRDMTRHPARRCHLCGRLYPQDAAHHTFSCSFCGLSVCVANVTAHRRRCVTVGVGQYSKQMIRGAGQEERDQSVSSDESSTVTLPQEQVEPIAGPSGWRPAATSDSSSSKDHYYSFLGSPSSVNRRFTSGKKNFCSDEEESEMGDDSISEEPHITSRSECFQGHFCRIKYSIPASHKHDPILFLQSFATTFMRHILQFFTVLSGRALYENALRIYAELSLILRRQSLLGEDDSREHYITFPAQLVTRDDISRLLRSWREYLSMRLETEISSGEGSGFILDYIKGFHIVICKNGVRGYLGDYIEYPTSLRGKNQIFNPRGVKNSCFIQCLAAFFCRRLGWGWYKIRRYLSRCDSLQKFVNYSRVTLPVQWSDIHKLESDNKISIFIYCLTSHEGTYHATLCRRGSNKYSLVVPLLLLGKTHVALIKHFQKYMRIFSRKHSRNKHFCLNCLSEYSDICNLKTHFNSCDNQQKLIFPPAGSVCKFKNTHKGYLPSHTAFVDLEAYLDNRKPEGVITARHVAIAYGYIVIDRNSTIIDRYVHRGVQCIDHMYDRLSSLWDWIKMNTPCYPLHMTREQHIHFAIQKKCNFCHQDFTLTKPKVRHHDHLMPKANYLGALCNNCNLRQKNSGKYLPVIIHNLSYDMALIIKELSVKAPINVLMKQGYKFLKVEIGALRFLDSLAFLSAGLASLAQAHIASKSPLKFTEAMISHLPPESWGSLLTGKQVFPYEYCSSPERLEEKTLPPKRAFYSSLSKKHISQEEFDHAHLVWEKTACQTLGDYLLVYLSCDVGLLADIFTLHRRLLYNIYNLDVVHYVSLPGFAYDAFLKTSGVELELITDQELYNIIQSNIRGGFTTAVRTFAQANNQFINPNFDEKNLVSKFLLYWDFNSLYGSCMTEALPYANIRKLSPAEMASFLANGSLLQKNPQDSIKGYWLLIDTLGIAPELARYTDDLPLCLYHKQITLDDLSEYSKQLLAISNQKLPRKNTKLVGDHLPKRNYLISLPLLQLFLEIGLQIEKIHSIYEFSQGKYLAGFVETNVRQRNSSTSKDCQRLFKLLTNSVFGKTLFNPSKYANKTKLITSAGAFLRAVSKPLFKKAIKLSENKVLVTTGTPAIKLTYPNYIGYQILELAKFKLYHFWYMILKKTYQDKIKLIYSDTDSVIACLEGIKNLTDEIDAPDVAGERAQG